The following DNA comes from Marinomonas maritima.
AAGCTCCTAAGCTTTTGGCTGCGGTGAGTTCCGCCTCTTGCATGTGGACAGCCAACGCTGCCACCGTATCACCAAGTGGCGACACGGTTGACGGCCGAGTTCACTTCACTCCGGCTAACTTAGTTAATAAGTTTCACCGTTCGATCGAACACGAAACCACAGGGACCATTTTACAGGCCACGTTTAAAGATGATAAACACTTCGCTCATCACGCCGCATTACCAAGTGTTGATCATTTTGGTGACGAAGGCGCCGCGAACCATACGCGTTTTTGCCACGGTTATGGCGAACAAGGCATTGAGTTTTTTGTTTATGGAATGGAAGCTTTCAACAACAGTGGCCTTCGCCCAGCAAAATTTCCTGCTCGTCATACCTTAGAAGCATCACAAGCCGTTGCTCGCCGTCATGGATTATCGCCGGATCAAGTGGTTTACGCTCAGCAGAATCCAGCGGTTATTGACGCGGGAGTTTTCCATAACGACGTTATCGCCGTGGGCAATCGCAATGCGCATTTCTATCATCAAGAAGCGTTTCTAGACACCGCTCAAATGAAACAAGATTTGCTAACAGCGTGGGGAGACAGAGCCTCTCAGTTTCACCTGATTGAAGTGCCAAGCGCTTCGGTATCGGTACAAGATTGCATTCAGTCTTATCTGTTTAACAGCCAGCTATTGAGCCGTGGCGACAATGACATGGTATTGATCGTACCGGGAGAATGTGAAAATAACCCTGCAGTTTGGGCATATCTAAACAGTTTAGTTGCAGGCAACTCACCGATCAATGAAGTGAAAGTGTTTGACCTAAAACAAAGCATGAGTAATGGTGGTGGACCAGCTTGCCTTCGACTTAGAGTGGCCTTAACCGACGCTGAGCGCAACGCGATTAACCCCTCCACACTGATGAATGACGCGTTATTTGGACAATTAAATGATTGGGTAGACAAGCATTACCGTGATGAACTGCATGAAGCGGATCTTGCTGACCCTAAACTGTTAATAGAAAGCCGACATGCGCTAGATGAACTGACCCAAATAATGAATCTCGGAAGTGTTTACGAATTTCAAAAGTAACATTAACAACCCCCTCCCAACCAAAGGGAGATTGGGAGGGGGTTGTTCTAATAGCTAAAAATGCTCGCCGTTTTCGTAATAATCTTTGCCTTGTAGGTCGTGGAACAACACGGTTATGTCTTGTCCACTGTCAACCAAGGGTCTAATCAACTCCTCGATGATCAAAGCCACTTTTCGTTTTACTTCATCGCCTCGATCAAACCACAGCACATCAAAAAAGGGATACGCAGGAGAAGCGCCACCAACGGCAAGGTAGGTCGTTGGCTGATACTCAAGCGTAAAATGCGAATTAGGCGTATCCGTCATTTCTGCCAAATTCTCAATCAATATATCAGCAACAGACTCTAGTTCGTCAAATGCTAAGCCGCGTACACGTATATGAGGCATAACTGTCCTTATCTATAACGTTCAATTAATCACGTTCAATCGCGAATGAATGGTTAATATTCATCCACATAATCAAATGAATGTGTCTCAACGATGTTTCCATCAAGCACAATGTCCACGCTCCACTTACCATCAAACCCAGGCATCAAACGCTTGCTTGACCAAACACGCCAGCGATCACCACCAATATCAAAAGCAACATCCGCCTGTTCTTCTCCGTCCAATTTCCAACGGTGAATCACTTGGCTGTCAGACATTCCTCGTAAATCTGTGAAAAAATAGACGCGTTGGATCTCACCATACTCTACTTTTACAACGGGGCCGATATCATCAATCGGCTCTCGATCAATAACATCGGTTGAAAACTGAGCTCGGGCAACGGTGCCTTCAGCCCAAACGGGTAATATCGTTAAAAACGATAAAAATCCAGCGAGCACAACTCGTGTTAGCGTCTGCCACATAGTAAAATCCTATTATGTTTTTCGTTGAGGACCATAAGAACACGGTTTTTCACACTGTATTTTTTATGATAAATCTAAGGATAAAGTTAGCTTAAAATGATGTAAAAAAAACGAGAGTTTTGTGTAATTTTGCAATCTCTCTCGTTTTTTAACTGTAAATACATGACAGGAAATAGACACGAGGGGTAATACTTATTTTTCCTGACGATCCGCTAACGGCGTCGAAAACGTGTATTCCATATCCCAAGGGAAACGAATCCAAGTATCTTGGCTCACTTCAGTGATAAAAGTATCAACCAATGGTTTACCGGCAGGCTTGGCATAAATCGTTGCAAAATGCGCTTTTGGCAACATTTCGCGTACTTTCGCCGCTGTTCGTCCCGTGTCTACAAGGTCATCAACTAGGATAAAACCTTCGCCGTCCCCTTCCACACCTTTCAAAACGCTCAATTCGCCCTGTTTCATCGCTGCGTCGCCTTGTTCGTCAGCGCCATAGCTGACAATACAAATTGTATCAATCAAACGTATGTCCATTTCCCGACACAAAATAGCCGCTGGCACCAAACCACCGCGAGTAATCGCGATAATGCCTTTCCAAGGACCTTGTTCAAGCAATCGCCAAGACAAAGCACGCGCATTTCTATGCAACTCTTCCCATGATACTGGAAAATCTTTTGAATAAGGGATCATCAAGGCTCCTACGCTTTATTAAGCTATCGGTTATCGTGTTTCAATATCTATAATGATAGAAACCACTCATTATTACCAAAAATATTGAATTACACTAGAAGGGAGGGGATTTTAACGGCATAGGCAGTCCCGCCGCAACAAAAGTTACCCGATCGGACAATTTAGCCAATGCTTGGTTCATCGCACCCGCCTCATCGCCAAAGCGCCTAGCTAGCGCATTCATCGGCATAATCCCCAAACCCACTTCGCTGGAGACCAAGACCAAGTCCCCTTGAAACTGCTCGACGGCATCCAATAATACGGCTTTTTCCTGCTGTAATCGAGTCTCATCTTCTAAGCACAATAAGTTCGTCAACCACAGAGTAAAGCATTCTACAATCACCGCTTGGTCCGCTGAGTTCATTCTATTTAGCACGCCTGCAAGCGCCAATGGCTCTTCTATTAATTGCCACTCTTGAGGGCGATTCTCTTTATGCAAACGCACTCGGTCGGCCATTTCGTCATCCCACACTTGAGAGGTCGCAACATAACAAACTGGTTTACCGGAAGCGGCCACTTGCTCTTGAGCAAAGGCACTTTTTCCACTGCGTACGCCACCAAGCACTAAATGTTTCATGCTAACTCTCGTCCTCCTGCGCTTTTTAATAGTCGAATCAATGCTTTATCCAAACCGTCAATTTCGCTCATCGCAGGCAATGCCACACGAATCCAGCCATCACCCAAGCGAGTATGAATGCCAACTTGATGTAGCATTTCAAAAACTTGTACGGCGTATTCATGACTTTCGAGCGTCCAAGTAATAAACAATGGATGTATCACACTGTCTTGGGAATCAAAAATAGTATTAAATTTTGGCATGACACGTTCAATAAACACGGCTTGTCGGGCGTTTAAAGATTGTAATGCTTGTACTTGCCACACCACATCGGTAAACGCCAAACTCACTAAGTGCAAGCTCGGTGTCGCGACAGGCCAAGGTCCTAAAAGGTTTTTAAAAGCGCTTTGCCATTTCTTCGCACAAAACACAAAACCCACTCGAGCTCCGGCGAGACCAAAAAACTTTCCGACTGACCGAAGGACAAATAGAGACTCAGGCCAATGGAATTGCGATACATCAGCCAACAGACTTCGCTCAGGGCAAGGATCAATAAAGGCCTCGTCAACCACCAAACTCGCGCCCTGCTTTTCAGCGTGATCAATCAACGTCGATAACGTAGACGCTGGCGTCCATTCTCCCGTTGGGTTGTTTGGCTGAATGACTACGGCGACCGCAAAACTCTGCTCAAGCAACTCTTCCAGCACGTCATAATAAACAAGTTCATAACCCCATTTCTTCCAAGCAAACGCGTGTTCTTGGTAACCTACACGAGGCACAAAAACGCGCAGATCGCTTAACGGTTTGGACTCACGAAGAAGAATCGGTAAAGATTCAATAATATGCTGAGAGCCTGCACCAATCGCAATAGGCCGACAACCGTAATAGCCTTCGGCAACGTCCAGTAAAGCCACTTGATCGGGTAAATCCATCCATAAAGACGAATCTATCTGAGGAATAGGCCAAGGCTCACGATTACACGCCGAAGACAAATCCAACCAGCTTAGTGCTTTATCGCCTACTTTTCGTTGCCAGCCAGCCAAATCACCGCCGTGTTTTGGTGGTGTTAGATCTAATGCAGAAACCACTTGTTGAGAAGACATTAAATCAATAGACATATGACCAATCCCCATAAAACCACGCTTTTATCCACCAGCAATATCGCCTTTTTCAAATGATGAGGCATTGGCATATCTCCCTCTTCTTCACCAAGAATGGGTCTGGTTTCCATTTTTCCAAAATACGGCGCTTCGCCGCCTAATTTAACCCCTAATGCTCCAGCACCGGCGGCCATCACAGGACCTGCATTCGGGCTTTTCCAGCGAGCAGAAGGACGACGTGAACTGCGAATGGCTGCATGCCAATTTCCACAAATTGCATACGTGTAAACCACCAATCGCGCGGGCAGATAATTTAACACATCATCAAAGCGCGCCGCGAACCAACCAAAATACAATAAAGACGCCGTTTTATAACCCCACATGGCATCTAGGGTATTGGCCAAACGATACAAGAGCACGCCCGGCGCGCCCAGTATTAAGAAACAAAAAATCGGGGCGAAGATCGCATCGCTGCCATTTTCCAATACGGACTCAATGCCTGCTTTCGCCACGGCAGATTCGTCTAAATTTTGCGTATCACGGCTGACGATATAACTCACCGCAAGGCGCGCTTCATCCAACTTTTCAGTGCTGTCCTCAAAGTTAGACAGCGATGCGGATAAAGGCGTGTAAATAGCCAAAGCATGCTCACGTAGACTTTGCCAACCGATGGCAAAATACAGCACCAACACCGACAACACGTTATCCAGCCAATCTGGCGACAAGTAAAGCAGCGCGATCAGAATCAATAACCAAGGCAACACGACAATCAGCCAAGCCAGCACACCTACCATTCGCTGTCGCAACGGGCTCGCGTCTAAAGCTAATTGACTGTAGTGACGACAAAGGTCGACCCAACGTCCAAACCAAATAAGCGGATGCCAGCTTTTTGGCTCGCCTAATAGTCGATCCAGCGCCAAGGCAGCAAGCAGAATCACACTGGTGGTGGAGAACACCCCAAAGAGATCACCAAAGAAACCATCAAAAATACTGTCTAAATTAGAAAGGGTCATAAATATAGGTCGTTTTTTCACTTAACAAGACAAGAAGGTAAGGTAGAATTCTATCACCTAATTGATTTAAAGCGTGATGAACCTGAATGCCAGCCTTTAGTTTAATGATCCAAGGCACCACCTCGGATGCCGGAAAAAGTACTCTCGTCACCGCCTTATGCCGTTTATTCGTCCGTCGCGGCATTAACGTCGCCCCGTTTAAGCCACAAAACATGGCACTGAACAGCGCTGTCACGCAAGATGGCAACGAGATTGGCCGAGCTCAAGCCGTCCAAGCTTACGCGGCAGGGCTTGAACCGCACGTGGACATGAACCCGATTTTACTCAAACCCAACACAGACACCGGCGCGCAAGTCATCATTCAAGGCAAAGCCATCGGCAACATGAACGCAGTGGGTTATCACGAATACAAAAGCATCGCCAAAGTCGCCGCGTTAGATTCGTATTATAAACTCGCTAATCAATATCAAGCCGTTCTAGTAGAAGGCGCTGGCAGCCCAGCTGAAATAAATTTACGCGCTCGCGACATCGCCAATATGGGTTTTGCCGAAAGCATTGATTGCCCCGTTATTATCATCGCCGACATCGACAAAGGTGGCGTTTTTGCACATCTCGTCGGCACGCTGGATTTACTCAGTCAAAGCGAACAAGACCGCGTCATCGGCTTTGTCATTAATCGCTTTCGAGGTGATATCAGTTTGCTGCAATCTGGCCTGGATTGGCTAGAAGAAAGAACGAGGAAGCCAGTGTTGGGCGTTTTACCCTACCTAAAAGGCTTTCATTTAGAGTCAGAAGACGCCGTCGCAAAAAGCCCTCAAAAGAACAGCGCAGACACTCAGCTCAATGTGGTCATTCCTATTATGCCTCGCACTAGCAATCACACAGATTGGGACGCACTTCGCTTGCATCCAAACGTAC
Coding sequences within:
- the astB gene encoding N-succinylarginine dihydrolase translates to MNTATEANFDGLVGPTHNYSGLSFGNVASLNNSARSSNPKAAAKQGLTKMKALADMGFVQGVLAPHERPHIPTLRRLGFSGSDANVLEQAAKQAPKLLAAVSSASCMWTANAATVSPSGDTVDGRVHFTPANLVNKFHRSIEHETTGTILQATFKDDKHFAHHAALPSVDHFGDEGAANHTRFCHGYGEQGIEFFVYGMEAFNNSGLRPAKFPARHTLEASQAVARRHGLSPDQVVYAQQNPAVIDAGVFHNDVIAVGNRNAHFYHQEAFLDTAQMKQDLLTAWGDRASQFHLIEVPSASVSVQDCIQSYLFNSQLLSRGDNDMVLIVPGECENNPAVWAYLNSLVAGNSPINEVKVFDLKQSMSNGGGPACLRLRVALTDAERNAINPSTLMNDALFGQLNDWVDKHYRDELHEADLADPKLLIESRHALDELTQIMNLGSVYEFQK
- a CDS encoding DUF1904 family protein, producing the protein MPHIRVRGLAFDELESVADILIENLAEMTDTPNSHFTLEYQPTTYLAVGGASPAYPFFDVLWFDRGDEVKRKVALIIEELIRPLVDSGQDITVLFHDLQGKDYYENGEHF
- a CDS encoding DUF2914 domain-containing protein, with amino-acid sequence MWQTLTRVVLAGFLSFLTILPVWAEGTVARAQFSTDVIDREPIDDIGPVVKVEYGEIQRVYFFTDLRGMSDSQVIHRWKLDGEEQADVAFDIGGDRWRVWSSKRLMPGFDGKWSVDIVLDGNIVETHSFDYVDEY
- the gpt gene encoding xanthine phosphoribosyltransferase, producing the protein MIPYSKDFPVSWEELHRNARALSWRLLEQGPWKGIIAITRGGLVPAAILCREMDIRLIDTICIVSYGADEQGDAAMKQGELSVLKGVEGDGEGFILVDDLVDTGRTAAKVREMLPKAHFATIYAKPAGKPLVDTFITEVSQDTWIRFPWDMEYTFSTPLADRQEK
- the cobU gene encoding bifunctional adenosylcobinamide kinase/adenosylcobinamide-phosphate guanylyltransferase is translated as MKHLVLGGVRSGKSAFAQEQVAASGKPVCYVATSQVWDDEMADRVRLHKENRPQEWQLIEEPLALAGVLNRMNSADQAVIVECFTLWLTNLLCLEDETRLQQEKAVLLDAVEQFQGDLVLVSSEVGLGIMPMNALARRFGDEAGAMNQALAKLSDRVTFVAAGLPMPLKSPPF
- a CDS encoding aminotransferase class I/II-fold pyridoxal phosphate-dependent enzyme, with product MSIDLMSSQQVVSALDLTPPKHGGDLAGWQRKVGDKALSWLDLSSACNREPWPIPQIDSSLWMDLPDQVALLDVAEGYYGCRPIAIGAGSQHIIESLPILLRESKPLSDLRVFVPRVGYQEHAFAWKKWGYELVYYDVLEELLEQSFAVAVVIQPNNPTGEWTPASTLSTLIDHAEKQGASLVVDEAFIDPCPERSLLADVSQFHWPESLFVLRSVGKFFGLAGARVGFVFCAKKWQSAFKNLLGPWPVATPSLHLVSLAFTDVVWQVQALQSLNARQAVFIERVMPKFNTIFDSQDSVIHPLFITWTLESHEYAVQVFEMLHQVGIHTRLGDGWIRVALPAMSEIDGLDKALIRLLKSAGGRELA
- the cbiB gene encoding adenosylcobinamide-phosphate synthase CbiB, whose product is MTLSNLDSIFDGFFGDLFGVFSTTSVILLAALALDRLLGEPKSWHPLIWFGRWVDLCRHYSQLALDASPLRQRMVGVLAWLIVVLPWLLILIALLYLSPDWLDNVLSVLVLYFAIGWQSLREHALAIYTPLSASLSNFEDSTEKLDEARLAVSYIVSRDTQNLDESAVAKAGIESVLENGSDAIFAPIFCFLILGAPGVLLYRLANTLDAMWGYKTASLLYFGWFAARFDDVLNYLPARLVVYTYAICGNWHAAIRSSRRPSARWKSPNAGPVMAAGAGALGVKLGGEAPYFGKMETRPILGEEEGDMPMPHHLKKAILLVDKSVVLWGLVICLLI
- a CDS encoding cobyric acid synthase, giving the protein MPAFSLMIQGTTSDAGKSTLVTALCRLFVRRGINVAPFKPQNMALNSAVTQDGNEIGRAQAVQAYAAGLEPHVDMNPILLKPNTDTGAQVIIQGKAIGNMNAVGYHEYKSIAKVAALDSYYKLANQYQAVLVEGAGSPAEINLRARDIANMGFAESIDCPVIIIADIDKGGVFAHLVGTLDLLSQSEQDRVIGFVINRFRGDISLLQSGLDWLEERTRKPVLGVLPYLKGFHLESEDAVAKSPQKNSADTQLNVVIPIMPRTSNHTDWDALRLHPNVQVTLVGANEPIPPADLVIFPGSKSVQSDLAFLRQEGWEDYLSKHLRYGGKVIGICGGFQMLGEQLLDQLGLENQHANTQSQGFGFIPMETVLEKDKQLKQRQGTLSFGEQIAKVTGYEIHSGVSRFSSTVNHFATLEKDEKEGFISEDNHIIGTYLHGIFDHPEALKTLLNWAGVKQGQDFDYDQHRNSEIDRLADSTEQHMNIDALIEQCKVFSQIKNT